A portion of the Aphelocoma coerulescens isolate FSJ_1873_10779 chromosome 1, UR_Acoe_1.0, whole genome shotgun sequence genome contains these proteins:
- the AAMDC gene encoding mth938 domain-containing protein isoform X1, giving the protein MSSPEIASLSWGQMKVKGCSITYKDCKVWPGGSRTWDWRETGTNHSPGVQPADLEEVVKKGVKTVVIGRGMSEALQVPASTVDYLKKKGIDVLVLQTEKAVAEYNALAAQGVKVGGVFHSTC; this is encoded by the exons ATGTCTTCCCCTGAAATTGCTTCCCTTTCTTGGGGTCAGATGAAGGTGAAAGGCTGCTCTATAACATATAAGGACTGCAAAGTATGGCCAGGAGGAAGCCGGACGTGGGATTGGCGAGAAACTGGGACTAAT CATTCTCCAGGAGTGCAGCCAGCTGACCTTGAAGAAGTCGTCAAGAAGGGTGTTAAAACTGTGGTGATTGGTCGTGGCATGAGTGAGGCTTTGCAG GTTCCAGCATCCACTGTGGACTATCTGAAGAAGAAGGGGATTGACGTGCTGGTGCTGCAGACGGAGAAGGCGGTGGCCGAGTACAATGCCCTGGCTGCTCAGGGTGTCAAAGTGGGCGGGGTTTTCCATTCCACCTGCTGA
- the AAMDC gene encoding mth938 domain-containing protein isoform X2, with protein sequence MSSPEIASLSWGQMKVKGCSITYKDCKVWPGGSRTWDWRETGTNHSPGVQPADLEEVVKKGVKTVVIGRGMSEALQHPLWTI encoded by the exons ATGTCTTCCCCTGAAATTGCTTCCCTTTCTTGGGGTCAGATGAAGGTGAAAGGCTGCTCTATAACATATAAGGACTGCAAAGTATGGCCAGGAGGAAGCCGGACGTGGGATTGGCGAGAAACTGGGACTAAT CATTCTCCAGGAGTGCAGCCAGCTGACCTTGAAGAAGTCGTCAAGAAGGGTGTTAAAACTGTGGTGATTGGTCGTGGCATGAGTGAGGCTTTGCAG CATCCACTGTGGACTATCTGA